From a region of the Salvelinus alpinus chromosome 2, SLU_Salpinus.1, whole genome shotgun sequence genome:
- the LOC139566411 gene encoding myb/SANT-like DNA-binding domain-containing protein 4 isoform X1: MATRAAYFSPSEAQILMEAYEEVKDIIKKKGNTATVIKQREKAWQSIADRLNALNMNGPKRTWQQVKIKYKNILQNAVKKNTHRQGTGGGSPKADLTPAEDMALELNKGRPVLEGIPGGKETSIGSSQDATRFIQVSGSTVFLLEPPAQAPDDADPGEGPSAAATAHDGDDDEEETISLDSRRHEDPDAIQWENQPGNISSQAIRKLYGNHLRRQIELADIDIQYKKKKMENLALESEIKKRTIRKLDLEIKKLEREVRYAFNVHCMLTVTQMY, translated from the exons atggcaactagagccgcgtacttttccccgtcggaagcacaaatcctcatggaggcatacgaggaggtaaaagatataattaagaagaaaggcaacaccgccacagtgataaagcaaagagaaaaagcgtggcaaagtattgcagaccgcctgaatgc attaaacatgaacgggccaaaacggacatggcagcaggtcaaaatcaaatacaagaacattctgcagaatg cagtgaaaaagaatacccacagacaaggcacgggtggtgggtcaccaaaggctgaccttaccccagcagaggacatggccttggagctaaataaaggcaggcccgtcttagaggggatccctggggggaaagagacgagcataggttcctcccaagatgccacccgcttcattcaag tgtctggcagcactgtgttcctgttagagccaccagcacaagcaccagacgatgctgatcca ggtgaaggccccagtgcagcagcaacagcacatgatggagacgatgatgaggaggagaccatctctctggattccagaaggcatgag gacccagatgctatacagtgggaaaaccagcctggcaacata agctcacaagctatcagaaagttgtatggcaaccacctccggcgccaaatagaactggcagacatagacattcagtacaagaagaaaaagatggaaaatcttgcactggagtccgaaataaaaaagaggacaattaggaaactggaccttgaaataaaaaaacttgagagggaggtgagatatgccttcaatgtacactgtatgctaactgtaacacaaatgtattaa
- the LOC139566411 gene encoding myb/SANT-like DNA-binding domain-containing protein 4 isoform X2, protein MATRAAYFSPSEAQILMEAYEEVKDIIKKKGNTATVIKQREKAWQSIADRLNALNMNGPKRTWQQVKIKYKNILQNAVKKNTHRQGTGGGSPKADLTPAEDMALELNKGRPVLEGIPGGKETSIGSSQDATRFIQVSGSTVFLLEPPAQAPDDADPGEGPSAAATAHDGDDDEEETISLDSRRHEDPDAIQWENQPGNISSQAIRKLYGNHLRRQIELADIDIQYKKKKMENLALESEIKKRTIRKLDLEIKKLERELQEDDTAQNKN, encoded by the exons atggcaactagagccgcgtacttttccccgtcggaagcacaaatcctcatggaggcatacgaggaggtaaaagatataattaagaagaaaggcaacaccgccacagtgataaagcaaagagaaaaagcgtggcaaagtattgcagaccgcctgaatgc attaaacatgaacgggccaaaacggacatggcagcaggtcaaaatcaaatacaagaacattctgcagaatg cagtgaaaaagaatacccacagacaaggcacgggtggtgggtcaccaaaggctgaccttaccccagcagaggacatggccttggagctaaataaaggcaggcccgtcttagaggggatccctggggggaaagagacgagcataggttcctcccaagatgccacccgcttcattcaag tgtctggcagcactgtgttcctgttagagccaccagcacaagcaccagacgatgctgatcca ggtgaaggccccagtgcagcagcaacagcacatgatggagacgatgatgaggaggagaccatctctctggattccagaaggcatgag gacccagatgctatacagtgggaaaaccagcctggcaacata agctcacaagctatcagaaagttgtatggcaaccacctccggcgccaaatagaactggcagacatagacattcagtacaagaagaaaaagatggaaaatcttgcactggagtccgaaataaaaaagaggacaattaggaaactggaccttgaaataaaaaaacttgagagggag ctccaagaagatgacacagctcaaaataaaaattag